Proteins encoded within one genomic window of Amorphoplanes friuliensis DSM 7358:
- a CDS encoding CarD family transcriptional regulator, whose translation MVFSVGETVVYPHHGAALIEAIETRTIKGVEKKYLVLRVAQGDLTVRVPAENAEIVGVREVVGEEGLGKVFDVLRAPHTEEPTNWSRRYKANLEKLASGNPLKVAEVVRDLWRRERERGLSAGEKRMLAKARDILVGEVALAEKSTKDEAEVLLDKVLTEA comes from the coding sequence ATGGTTTTCAGTGTCGGCGAGACCGTTGTTTACCCCCACCACGGGGCCGCACTCATCGAGGCAATCGAGACTAGAACTATCAAGGGCGTGGAAAAGAAGTACCTCGTCCTGCGGGTTGCCCAAGGCGACCTGACGGTCCGAGTGCCCGCTGAGAACGCCGAGATCGTCGGCGTGCGCGAAGTGGTCGGCGAGGAAGGCCTGGGTAAGGTCTTCGACGTCCTCCGCGCGCCGCACACCGAGGAGCCGACCAACTGGTCGCGGCGTTACAAGGCCAATCTCGAGAAGCTCGCCTCCGGTAACCCGCTCAAGGTTGCCGAGGTTGTTCGTGACCTCTGGCGTCGCGAGCGTGAGCGTGGTCTCTCGGCCGGGGAGAAGCGCATGCTCGCCAAGGCCCGCGACATCCTCGTCGGTGAGGTGGCCCTCGCCGAGAAGAGCACCAAGGACGAGGCGGAAGTTCTCCTCGACAAGGTCCTCACCGAGGCGTGA